A single region of the Nicotiana sylvestris chromosome 6, ASM39365v2, whole genome shotgun sequence genome encodes:
- the LOC138871089 gene encoding uncharacterized protein — protein MDCCVVLEEEGEEGPSIQAIWMDEEDAEKMVFIMPWGMYCYKIMPFCLKNAQATYMRAMTTIFHDMIHKEIEVPPNELNATSSLWPFAAWGMDVRGPIEPAASNGYRFILVAIDYFTKWVEVASCKAVTKKVVADFVRDRILCRFEILESIITDNGSNPNSDLMKAMIIEEAELDDAERVKSRFEQLALKDGKRMNAVCHGQLYQNRMSRAFNKRVKPRQFTPGQLVLKKLFYIRMKAKGNSLPTSRVHTWFTGF, from the exons atggattgttgtgttgttctcgaggaggagggagaGGAAGGTCCTTCAATACAGGCT atctggatggatgaagaagatgctgagaaaatggttttcattatgccgtggggaatgtactgttacaagataatGCCGTTTTGCCTGAAGAATGCAcaggccacctacatgagggccatgactaccattttccatgacatgatacacaaggagatagag gtgcctccaaatgagcttaatgcaacaagctcactgtggccgttcgccgcctggggaatggatgtccgTGGACCAATTGAGCCTGCTGCATCCAACGGATACAGGTTTAtcttagtagcaatcgactatttcaccaaatgggttgaagtagcatcttgcaaagcagtgactaagaaagtcgtggcagactttgtccgcgaccgcattctTTGTCGATTCGaaattctagagtcaatcattactgataatggctccaaccccaatagcgacctgatgaaagctat gatcatagaggaagctgagctcgatgacgCAGAGCGGGTGAAAAGTCGTtttgagcaactagcccttaaagacggaaagagaatgaatgcagtttgccatggtcaactctatcagaacagaatgtccagagcattcaacaaaagagtcaagccgagacaattcacaccaggacagctggtgttgaagaaactTTTCTACATCAGGATGAAggcaaagggaaattctctcccaactagcagggtccatacatggttcactgggttttga